A portion of the Polaribacter cellanae genome contains these proteins:
- a CDS encoding RluA family pseudouridine synthase — protein MTLTETHIAKTLEKPIRFQEYAVGIFKTIPTKSAIKKAIKKQLIFIDGIVATTSKFIAGGEKIELFESEKSSTFERLKLDIEVLFEDDYLAVIYKPSGILVSGNKFVTIANGLAQNLQKSNQQDAVKPQPIHRLDYPTSGLLLIGKTSSAILELGNLFQNKEISKTYFAITIGKMNSKGIINAPIDEKESITKYTVIQTVKSERFGFLNLVKLNPKTGRKHQLRKHLLSIGNPILGDKEHFLEGKVLNGKGLYLHASTLEFMHPFRDENILIFKDLPKKFTKIFSIDIIT, from the coding sequence TTGACACTCACAGAAACTCATATCGCCAAAACATTAGAAAAACCTATTCGTTTTCAAGAGTATGCAGTAGGTATTTTTAAAACAATTCCTACAAAATCTGCGATTAAAAAAGCCATCAAAAAACAACTCATTTTTATTGATGGAATTGTAGCAACCACATCAAAATTTATTGCTGGAGGAGAAAAAATAGAGCTTTTCGAATCAGAAAAATCTTCAACTTTCGAAAGACTAAAATTAGATATTGAAGTTTTATTTGAAGACGATTATTTAGCCGTTATTTACAAACCTTCAGGAATATTAGTTAGCGGAAATAAGTTTGTAACCATAGCAAACGGATTGGCACAAAACTTACAAAAAAGCAACCAACAAGATGCAGTAAAACCACAACCAATTCACAGATTAGATTATCCAACAAGCGGATTATTATTAATAGGAAAAACAAGTTCTGCAATTCTCGAACTAGGAAATTTATTTCAAAATAAAGAAATTAGTAAAACCTATTTTGCAATAACAATTGGCAAAATGAATTCTAAAGGAATTATAAATGCTCCAATTGACGAAAAAGAATCCATTACAAAATACACAGTAATACAAACCGTAAAATCGGAACGTTTTGGTTTTTTAAATTTGGTAAAATTAAATCCAAAAACAGGTAGAAAGCATCAATTAAGAAAACATTTATTATCTATTGGAAATCCTATTTTAGGTGATAAAGAACACTTTTTAGAAGGAAAGGTTTTAAACGGAAAAGGATTGTATTTACATGCTTCAACATTGGAGTTTATGCATCCTTTTAGGGATGAAAATATTTTAATTTTTAAAGATTTACCAAAGAAGTTTACAAAGATTTTTTCTATTGACATTATAACCTAA
- a CDS encoding FdhF/YdeP family oxidoreductase: protein MSKNTNAQPPEKLTGIKFQEIPKSAVGVKAIKVALTHIKDEVGVIDGIRLLKNLNQKDGFDCPGCAWPDPDEKRAFLAEYCENGAKAVAEEATKNKVSPLFFATHSVKELAKLPDYEIGKSGRITHPMYLPEGKDNYEEISWQDAFKMIGDELNSLDSPDEAIFYTSGRTSNEAAFLYQLFVRQFGTNNLPDCSNMCHESSGSALSETLGIGKGSVTLEDFDHADLVIVMGQNPGTNHPRMLTALGDTKKNGGKIITINPLPEVGLLNYKDPQNPLKWVGTGQDLTDLFLQVKINGDVALLKIILKLMKEKETKNPGSVFNHQFIKEKTAGLDEFLSNLNNYTIEELLPQTGLTLDQIKKATELIIDNDKIIICWAMGLTQHKNSVDNIRELVNILLLKGSIGKKGAGTCPVRGHSNVQGDRTMGIWEKSPDSFLDKLDKEFNFKSPRKHGFDVVESIKAMHKKEAKVFFGMGGNFISATPDTEFTATALRNCNLTVHVSTKLNRSHLIHGKKALILPCLGRSEKDIQSSGEQFVTVENSMGIVHQSSGVLEPHSNKLLSEPAIVAGVANATLKNSKVNWTELVSNYDHIRNKIEATIPGFENYNQRARIKGGFYLPNNARDNNFKPTSTGKANFSTNLPSDILLEKNQFLMMTIRTHDQYNTTIYGLNDRYRGILNERRVIFMNKNDMKKQGLKKLDLVDLTSHFNGEKREAKGFLVIPYSIPKQCTATYFPEANVLVPIKSVAKISNTPTSKTVVISIQKRS from the coding sequence ATGTCGAAAAATACAAATGCACAACCACCAGAAAAATTAACAGGTATAAAATTTCAGGAAATACCAAAATCGGCAGTTGGTGTAAAAGCAATAAAAGTTGCATTAACCCATATTAAAGACGAAGTTGGTGTAATAGATGGAATTAGACTTTTAAAAAACTTAAACCAAAAAGATGGTTTCGATTGCCCAGGTTGTGCTTGGCCAGATCCAGATGAAAAACGTGCTTTTTTAGCAGAGTATTGCGAAAATGGAGCAAAAGCAGTAGCAGAGGAAGCTACAAAAAACAAAGTTTCGCCTTTATTTTTCGCAACACATTCTGTAAAAGAGTTAGCAAAACTACCTGATTATGAAATAGGAAAAAGCGGAAGAATTACGCATCCAATGTATTTACCAGAAGGAAAAGATAATTACGAAGAAATTTCATGGCAAGATGCTTTTAAAATGATTGGAGACGAACTAAATTCTTTAGATTCTCCTGATGAAGCCATTTTTTATACTTCAGGAAGAACCAGTAACGAAGCCGCGTTTTTATATCAACTTTTTGTACGTCAATTTGGTACAAACAACTTACCAGATTGTTCTAATATGTGCCATGAATCTAGTGGTTCTGCACTTTCGGAAACCTTAGGTATTGGAAAAGGTTCTGTAACTCTAGAAGATTTCGACCATGCAGATTTGGTAATTGTAATGGGGCAAAACCCAGGAACAAATCACCCAAGAATGTTAACAGCTTTGGGAGATACTAAAAAAAATGGCGGAAAAATTATTACTATAAATCCTTTACCAGAAGTTGGTTTATTAAATTATAAAGACCCTCAAAACCCTTTAAAATGGGTGGGTACAGGACAAGACTTAACAGATTTGTTTTTGCAAGTAAAAATAAATGGAGATGTAGCTTTATTAAAAATTATTCTTAAGTTGATGAAAGAAAAAGAAACTAAAAATCCAGGTTCTGTTTTTAATCATCAATTTATTAAAGAAAAAACAGCTGGTTTAGACGAATTTCTATCAAATTTAAATAACTATACAATTGAAGAATTATTACCTCAAACAGGTTTAACTTTAGATCAAATTAAAAAAGCAACTGAGCTTATTATCGATAACGATAAAATTATAATTTGCTGGGCAATGGGTTTAACACAGCACAAAAACTCTGTAGATAATATCCGAGAGCTCGTAAATATTTTATTATTAAAGGGTAGCATTGGAAAAAAAGGTGCTGGAACTTGCCCTGTTCGTGGTCATTCTAATGTGCAAGGAGATAGAACCATGGGAATTTGGGAGAAATCTCCAGATTCTTTTTTAGATAAATTAGATAAAGAGTTTAATTTTAAATCGCCAAGAAAACATGGTTTTGATGTTGTAGAATCTATTAAAGCAATGCACAAAAAAGAAGCAAAAGTATTTTTTGGAATGGGTGGAAATTTTATTTCTGCAACACCAGACACAGAGTTTACTGCAACAGCTTTGCGTAATTGCAATCTTACAGTTCACGTTTCCACAAAACTAAATAGAAGCCATTTAATTCATGGAAAAAAAGCCTTAATTCTGCCATGTTTAGGTCGTTCTGAAAAAGACATTCAAAGTTCTGGAGAACAGTTTGTAACTGTAGAAAATTCTATGGGAATTGTACACCAATCTAGTGGTGTTTTAGAACCACATTCAAACAAATTATTAAGCGAACCAGCCATTGTCGCTGGAGTTGCAAACGCAACTTTAAAAAACTCTAAAGTAAATTGGACAGAATTAGTCTCTAATTACGACCATATTAGAAATAAAATTGAAGCCACCATTCCTGGTTTCGAAAACTACAATCAAAGAGCTCGTATAAAAGGAGGTTTTTATTTACCAAATAATGCTAGAGATAATAATTTTAAACCGACTTCGACCGGAAAAGCAAACTTTAGTACAAATTTACCATCGGATATTTTACTGGAAAAAAATCAATTTTTAATGATGACGATTCGTACACACGATCAATACAATACAACAATTTATGGATTAAACGATCGTTACAGAGGTATTTTAAATGAACGAAGAGTTATTTTTATGAATAAAAATGATATGAAAAAACAAGGTTTAAAAAAATTAGATTTGGTCGATTTAACTAGCCATTTTAACGGAGAAAAAAGAGAAGCTAAAGGGTTTTTAGTTATTCCTTACAGCATTCCAAAACAATGCACAGCTACTTATTTTCCTGAAGCGAATGTATTAGTTCCTATAAAAAGTGTGGCTAAAATTAGCAATACTCCAACATCTAAAACCGTGGTTATTTCTATTCAAAAGAGAAGTTAA
- a CDS encoding VOC family protein translates to MKLQPFHLAIPVQNLEKCKAFYRDILNCEEGRSTKDWIDFNFFGHQLVLHVKEDYKPQRISNAVDGHNVPVPHFGVVLTWEDWNALAGRLKEANTKFEIEPCIRFKGKVGEQATMFFMDPENNALEFKAFKDIGQLFAK, encoded by the coding sequence ATGAAACTACAACCCTTCCACCTCGCAATTCCTGTTCAAAATTTAGAAAAATGTAAAGCTTTTTATAGAGATATTTTAAATTGCGAAGAAGGTCGCTCAACAAAAGATTGGATAGATTTTAATTTCTTTGGTCATCAATTGGTACTTCATGTAAAAGAAGATTATAAACCCCAAAGAATCTCTAATGCTGTGGATGGACATAATGTTCCTGTTCCGCATTTTGGCGTTGTGTTAACTTGGGAAGATTGGAATGCTTTGGCAGGTAGATTAAAAGAAGCCAACACAAAATTCGAAATAGAACCTTGCATTCGTTTTAAAGGAAAAGTAGGCGAACAAGCCACCATGTTTTTTATGGATCCAGAAAATAATGCGTTGGAATTTAAAGCGTTTAAAGATATTGGGCAATTGTTTGCGAAGTAG
- a CDS encoding AI-2E family transporter, with amino-acid sequence MTAKTLSNGILRALAILLGIFLLGYFLYTIQSVIVYVIIAGVISLIARPIILFLRRKLKFPNTIAVITTMVLFLGIITGIIILFIPLITEQGKSLSLLQSDELQANIQNIFNQITTYFSSKGIDVLGELKSIDFTSQFKEIPNLLNYVLGTLGSLSVGLFSVLFISFFFMKDSRILKNGIMTIIPNKTETRFSKSLEIINDLLSRYFIGLILQITILFVLYTIILLIFGIDNAVVIAFLCALLNLIPYVGPLIGAVIMFVLSMTSNIEMEFQTEILPTTIYVMIGYLIAQIIDNFVSQPVIFSKTTKSHPLEIFLIIIIGGLLFGIVGMITAVPLYTALKVILKEFLSENKIVKSLTKNL; translated from the coding sequence ATGACAGCAAAAACTTTATCAAACGGAATTTTAAGAGCCTTAGCCATTTTATTAGGCATTTTTCTATTGGGTTATTTTTTATACACCATCCAATCTGTAATCGTTTATGTTATAATTGCAGGTGTAATTTCGTTAATTGCAAGACCCATTATTTTGTTTTTAAGAAGAAAATTAAAGTTTCCAAATACCATTGCAGTAATTACAACCATGGTACTTTTCTTGGGAATAATAACAGGTATAATTATATTATTTATTCCTTTAATTACAGAACAAGGTAAAAGTTTATCGCTTCTGCAAAGTGATGAATTACAAGCAAATATTCAGAATATTTTCAATCAAATTACCACTTATTTTTCTTCTAAAGGAATTGATGTTTTGGGCGAGTTAAAAAGTATCGATTTTACATCTCAATTTAAAGAAATTCCTAATTTATTAAACTATGTTTTAGGAACACTAGGCTCTTTAAGTGTTGGGTTATTTTCTGTTTTATTTATCTCTTTTTTCTTTATGAAAGATAGCCGAATTCTTAAAAACGGAATCATGACAATTATTCCGAATAAAACTGAAACAAGATTTTCTAAATCGCTAGAAATTATTAACGATTTGTTGTCGAGATATTTTATTGGTTTAATATTACAGATTACTATTTTGTTTGTTTTATACACCATTATTTTACTAATTTTTGGAATAGACAATGCAGTTGTAATCGCTTTTTTATGTGCTTTATTAAATTTAATTCCCTATGTTGGTCCTTTAATTGGTGCAGTAATTATGTTTGTTTTATCGATGACCAGCAATATTGAAATGGAGTTTCAAACAGAAATTTTACCAACCACAATTTATGTGATGATTGGTTACCTAATTGCTCAAATTATCGATAATTTTGTGAGCCAGCCAGTTATTTTCTCTAAAACAACAAAATCGCATCCATTAGAAATTTTCTTGATTATAATTATTGGCGGTTTACTTTTCGGAATTGTTGGTATGATAACAGCAGTTCCATTATACACCGCTTTAAAAGTTATTTTAAAGGAATTTTTATCAGAAAATAAAATTGTAAAATCGTTAACTAAAAACTTGTAA
- a CDS encoding class I SAM-dependent methyltransferase, with protein MNLTILQADVQNFINENLRTKITKVVLKGSPFNAISIQEIANQILAKQKSEKKLPTWFLTENIYYPAKISIEQTSSEITADYKSKIVSGDSIIDITGGFGVDAFYFSKQFKKVIHCEINEELSAIVKHNFHQLKKNNIEIFAGNGTNFLQKTSKNFDCIYIDPSRRDDVKGKVFLLKDCQPYISPKIDFFFTKAKTILVKVSPILDISQTIGELKNVKEIHIVAVNNEVKELLFLLEKDYENTIEIKTINVKKEKTERFNFNYKEDVLSNYSEPLSYLYEPNSAILKSGGFHQITNQLKVFKLQQHSHLYTSNKQLNFPGRAFKIKHILSYDKKKILKLLPNKKANITTRNFPKTVAQIRKETKIKDGGNTFTFFTTDYKGKLIVLICEKVS; from the coding sequence TTGAATCTCACTATTCTACAGGCAGATGTTCAAAATTTCATCAACGAAAATTTAAGGACAAAAATTACAAAAGTTGTTTTAAAAGGAAGTCCTTTTAATGCTATTTCCATCCAAGAAATCGCAAACCAGATTTTAGCAAAACAGAAGTCCGAAAAGAAATTACCAACTTGGTTTCTAACAGAAAACATTTACTATCCTGCGAAAATAAGTATTGAGCAAACCTCTTCTGAAATTACTGCAGATTACAAATCTAAAATTGTTTCTGGTGATTCAATTATTGATATTACTGGTGGTTTTGGAGTAGATGCTTTTTATTTCTCAAAACAATTTAAAAAAGTAATTCATTGCGAAATTAACGAAGAATTATCTGCAATTGTAAAACACAATTTCCACCAATTAAAAAAAAACAACATCGAAATATTTGCAGGAAATGGAACCAATTTCTTACAAAAAACATCTAAAAATTTTGATTGTATTTATATAGATCCATCAAGAAGAGACGATGTAAAAGGAAAGGTTTTTCTGTTGAAAGATTGCCAGCCTTACATTTCTCCAAAAATTGATTTCTTTTTCACAAAAGCCAAAACAATTTTAGTAAAAGTATCTCCTATTTTAGATATTTCACAAACCATTGGCGAGTTAAAAAATGTAAAAGAAATTCATATTGTTGCTGTAAATAACGAAGTAAAAGAATTGTTGTTTTTATTAGAGAAAGACTATGAAAACACGATAGAAATCAAAACAATAAACGTTAAAAAAGAAAAAACAGAAAGGTTTAATTTCAATTATAAAGAAGATGTACTTTCTAATTATTCAGAGCCTCTCTCCTATTTATACGAACCAAATTCAGCAATTTTAAAATCTGGTGGCTTTCATCAAATTACAAATCAATTAAAAGTTTTTAAATTACAGCAACATTCACATTTATATACTTCAAACAAACAACTAAATTTTCCTGGAAGAGCTTTTAAAATTAAACATATTTTATCTTACGATAAGAAGAAAATACTAAAATTACTTCCTAATAAAAAAGCAAATATTACCACTAGAAACTTTCCAAAAACAGTTGCTCAAATTCGAAAAGAAACAAAAATTAAAGATGGTGGAAACACTTTTACTTTCTTTACAACAGATTACAAAGGAAAACTAATTGTGTTAATTTGCGAGAAGGTTTCATAG
- the fdhD gene encoding formate dehydrogenase accessory sulfurtransferase FdhD: MQTLSYQGLKVSKFLKTKTLDSLVVEAPLQININKEAYTVVMRTPNNDLELIRGLLYAEDIYKNSSSLKMSLEKEQDNIPQIINVSIPTKFLGKGYLNKRTLLSVSSCGICGKKELKDIKVNGDKLTEENLFSSREIHEMFIQMTQNQPTFKDSGGSHAAAIFNKNYELLTIKEDIGRHNAVDKTIGDLLNKKKLKEANFLLVSGRVSYEIVSKAFIAKIPVIIAVSACSSLAVDFAKEFGICLIGFTRNGKMTIYSNSSYLKKN, from the coding sequence ATGCAAACACTCTCTTACCAAGGTTTAAAAGTATCTAAATTTTTAAAAACCAAAACTTTAGATAGTTTGGTAGTGGAAGCTCCATTGCAAATAAATATCAACAAAGAAGCGTACACTGTTGTTATGAGAACTCCCAATAACGACCTCGAATTAATACGTGGCTTGTTATATGCAGAAGATATTTACAAGAATTCTTCTAGCTTAAAAATGTCTTTAGAAAAAGAGCAAGACAATATTCCGCAAATAATAAATGTAAGTATTCCTACTAAATTTTTAGGAAAAGGATATTTAAATAAAAGAACACTTTTATCTGTTTCCTCTTGTGGAATTTGCGGAAAAAAAGAGTTGAAAGATATTAAAGTAAATGGAGATAAACTTACTGAAGAAAATCTATTTTCATCAAGAGAAATCCATGAAATGTTTATTCAAATGACTCAAAATCAACCTACTTTTAAAGATTCTGGTGGAAGCCATGCAGCTGCAATATTTAATAAGAATTACGAATTATTAACAATTAAAGAAGATATTGGAAGACACAATGCTGTTGACAAAACAATTGGCGATTTACTAAACAAAAAAAAATTAAAAGAGGCTAATTTTTTATTAGTTAGTGGTCGAGTTTCTTATGAAATTGTTTCCAAAGCTTTTATTGCAAAAATTCCAGTAATTATTGCTGTTTCTGCTTGTTCTTCGTTAGCTGTCGATTTTGCTAAAGAATTTGGGATTTGCCTGATTGGGTTTACTAGAAATGGTAAAATGACTATTTACTCAAATTCTTCTTACCTCAAAAAAAATTAG